The proteins below are encoded in one region of Sinorhizobium meliloti:
- a CDS encoding sigma-70 family RNA polymerase sigma factor, with the protein MPAIGGHASRQSPLLEEQVVDLIPALRAFARTFTSASFEADDLVQETLLRALRSIEQFEPGTSLKSWLFTIMRNAFRTQYKIRTRESPGSTNCAELPIPTAPSQEWSVLNGELRSALGALSPEHREVLVLVAGFGMSYKEAADICDCAIGTIKSRLSRARDELTAQMHGNPLN; encoded by the coding sequence ATGCCTGCTATCGGCGGTCACGCATCGCGACAATCACCGTTGCTTGAGGAGCAAGTCGTCGATCTGATTCCCGCTCTGCGGGCGTTCGCGCGTACGTTCACGTCAGCGTCGTTCGAGGCCGACGACCTCGTGCAGGAGACATTGCTCCGGGCGCTGAGAAGCATCGAGCAGTTCGAGCCCGGCACGAGTCTCAAGTCCTGGCTGTTCACGATCATGCGCAATGCGTTTCGCACGCAGTACAAGATTCGCACGCGGGAAAGCCCGGGGAGCACCAATTGCGCCGAATTGCCGATTCCAACCGCGCCGTCGCAGGAGTGGTCCGTCCTCAACGGCGAGCTACGCAGCGCGCTTGGGGCTCTTTCACCGGAGCACCGCGAAGTCCTCGTGCTCGTTGCCGGGTTCGGAATGAGCTATAAGGAAGCCGCTGACATATGCGACTGCGCGATCGGTACGATCAAGAGCCGGCTCAGCCGGGCACGCGACGAACTGACGGCGCAAATGCACGGAAATCCGCTGAACTGA
- a CDS encoding DUF3008 family protein: MPAKSKAQQKAAGAALAAKRGEKKKSELKGASKGMEESMTEKELEEMASTKRKGKKEHVSDK, translated from the coding sequence ATGCCTGCAAAGTCGAAGGCGCAGCAGAAGGCCGCCGGCGCGGCCCTTGCCGCCAAACGAGGCGAGAAGAAGAAGAGCGAACTCAAGGGCGCCTCTAAGGGCATGGAAGAGTCCATGACCGAGAAGGAACTCGAGGAAATGGCCTCGACCAAGCGCAAGGGAAAGAAGGAACACGTCTCGGACAAGTAA
- a CDS encoding MFS transporter has protein sequence MSSAMQQSLGPSSSSMERDARRIHDDTPVSAGNIAIGVVIGRAAEFFDFFVYGIASVVVFPQLFFPFAPDRLTATLYSFAIFSLAFVARLVGSLVFMAIDRTYGRGVKLTIALFLLGGSTASIAFLPGYATLGAWSIVLLAVFRLGQGFALGGAWDGLASLLALNAPQHHRGWYAMIPQLGAPLGFMLASALFAYFLVSISEADFLAWGWRYPFFVAFAINVVALFTRLRLVMTKEFGTLLDLHELQAARVTEVLRVNGGNVLVGAFVPLASFALFHLVTVFPLSWVEIYTDHGASSFLMVQFLGAVCGILAIIASGLIADRIGRRNHLGICAVLIAIFSFVAPVLLQAGATGRDVFVIVGFTILGLSFGQAAGAVASRFGKAYRYTGAALTSDLSWLIGAGFAPLVALGLTSRFGLAFAGYYLLSGALCTILALVFSKKLEIDNE, from the coding sequence ATGAGCAGTGCAATGCAACAGTCCCTGGGACCGTCGTCCTCTTCGATGGAGCGCGACGCGCGGCGCATTCACGACGACACGCCCGTATCCGCCGGCAATATCGCCATCGGCGTCGTCATCGGCCGGGCAGCGGAATTCTTCGACTTCTTCGTCTATGGCATAGCCTCGGTGGTCGTCTTTCCGCAGCTCTTCTTTCCTTTCGCCCCCGATCGGCTGACGGCGACGCTCTACTCCTTCGCCATTTTTTCGCTCGCCTTCGTTGCAAGACTGGTCGGTTCGCTGGTCTTCATGGCCATCGACCGGACTTACGGCCGAGGCGTCAAGCTGACGATCGCACTTTTCCTTCTCGGAGGCTCGACGGCCTCGATTGCCTTCCTGCCGGGCTATGCGACGCTCGGCGCCTGGTCCATCGTGCTCCTTGCCGTCTTTCGTCTCGGTCAGGGTTTTGCGCTTGGCGGCGCCTGGGACGGGCTCGCCTCGCTTCTCGCTCTGAACGCGCCGCAGCACCATCGCGGCTGGTACGCGATGATTCCGCAGCTGGGCGCGCCCCTCGGCTTCATGCTCGCCAGCGCCCTCTTCGCCTATTTTCTCGTGTCGATTTCGGAAGCGGACTTTCTCGCCTGGGGTTGGCGCTACCCGTTCTTCGTAGCCTTTGCGATCAACGTCGTCGCGCTGTTCACGCGCCTGCGGCTCGTCATGACCAAGGAATTCGGAACGCTGCTCGACCTGCACGAACTTCAGGCGGCCCGGGTCACGGAAGTGCTCAGGGTAAATGGAGGCAACGTCCTCGTCGGCGCCTTCGTCCCGCTTGCAAGCTTCGCTCTCTTCCATCTGGTGACCGTGTTTCCGCTCAGCTGGGTGGAAATCTACACGGATCATGGCGCAAGTTCGTTCCTGATGGTGCAGTTCCTCGGCGCGGTCTGCGGCATCCTCGCCATCATCGCTTCCGGGCTGATTGCCGATCGTATCGGCCGGCGCAATCACCTCGGAATTTGCGCGGTCCTGATCGCGATCTTCAGCTTCGTCGCCCCGGTGCTGCTCCAGGCTGGCGCCACCGGTCGCGATGTCTTCGTGATCGTCGGCTTCACGATCCTAGGCCTCTCCTTCGGCCAGGCCGCCGGAGCCGTTGCGTCGCGCTTCGGCAAGGCCTACCGCTATACGGGGGCGGCGCTCACCTCGGACCTGTCCTGGCTGATCGGCGCAGGCTTTGCGCCGCTGGTGGCACTAGGGCTGACCAGCCGCTTCGGGCTCGCCTTCGCGGGCTACTATCTTCTCTCCGGCGCCCTTTGCACGATCCTCGCGCTGGTCTTCAGCAAGAAACTGGAGATCGACAACGAATAG
- the cyoA gene encoding ubiquinol oxidase subunit II, producing MPELLKFSRRLAVLPLFLVMAGCDMVVMSPSGDIAAQQRDLIVISTILMLLIIVPVVFLTLFFAWRYRRSNTSATYDPEWHHSTALEVVIWSAPLAIIIALGAITWISTHKLDPYRPLDRLDAERAIPADARPLTVEVVALDWKWLFFYPDLGVAAVNELAAPVDVPIHFKITASSVMNSFYIPALAGQIYAMPGMETKLHAVINKPGEYEGFSANYSGDGFSHMRFKFHGLDRQGFDDWVARVKAQGTALNRDAYLKLEKPSEREPVRYYAAVEDGLYRAILNLCVTPGKMCMEEMMHIDMMGGAGKESAENREKLEYDNRHSLAEGAPAATHPATGTPARSQQEPQGTGAEEPMQHDMPMGGHEGHSMPGMNHQSDPAPPQLNH from the coding sequence GTGCCAGAACTGTTGAAGTTTTCCCGCCGCCTCGCCGTTTTGCCGCTTTTCCTCGTGATGGCGGGATGCGACATGGTGGTGATGTCGCCATCCGGCGATATCGCTGCGCAGCAACGCGATCTGATCGTCATATCGACGATCCTCATGCTGCTGATCATCGTCCCGGTCGTTTTCCTGACGCTTTTCTTCGCTTGGCGGTATCGGCGGTCCAACACGAGCGCCACCTACGATCCGGAGTGGCACCACTCGACGGCGCTCGAGGTGGTGATCTGGTCGGCACCGCTTGCGATCATCATCGCGCTCGGGGCGATTACCTGGATCAGCACGCACAAGCTCGACCCCTATCGACCGCTCGACCGGCTGGATGCGGAAAGGGCGATCCCCGCGGATGCCAGACCGCTCACCGTCGAGGTCGTGGCGCTCGACTGGAAATGGCTGTTCTTCTATCCCGACCTCGGGGTCGCGGCCGTCAACGAGCTCGCAGCGCCCGTCGACGTTCCGATCCATTTCAAGATCACCGCCTCCTCGGTGATGAACTCCTTCTATATTCCGGCCCTTGCCGGCCAGATCTATGCGATGCCGGGCATGGAAACAAAGCTCCACGCGGTGATCAACAAGCCGGGCGAATATGAAGGCTTCTCGGCCAATTACAGCGGCGACGGCTTTTCCCACATGCGCTTCAAGTTCCACGGGCTCGACCGGCAGGGCTTCGACGATTGGGTCGCGCGGGTGAAGGCGCAGGGAACCGCGCTCAACCGCGACGCCTATCTGAAGCTCGAAAAGCCGAGCGAAAGGGAGCCGGTCCGCTATTACGCCGCGGTCGAGGACGGCTTGTATCGGGCAATCCTCAATCTATGCGTCACACCCGGCAAGATGTGCATGGAGGAGATGATGCACATCGACATGATGGGGGGCGCCGGCAAGGAGAGCGCCGAGAACCGGGAAAAGCTGGAATACGACAACAGGCATTCCCTGGCGGAAGGAGCACCGGCCGCAACGCACCCGGCGACGGGCACACCCGCGCGCAGCCAGCAGGAGCCGCAGGGCACTGGCGCCGAGGAGCCGATGCAGCACGATATGCCCATGGGAGGACACGAGGGACACTCGATGCCGGGCATGAACCATCAGAGCGATCCGGCACCGCCGCAGCTCAACCATTGA
- the cyoB gene encoding cytochrome o ubiquinol oxidase subunit I, with protein MFSDPDFLKLIFGRLTLDAIPYHEPILVVTFLAVALGGIALIGLITYYRFWGTLWRDWLTSVDHKKIGIMYIILALVMLLRGFSDAIMMRLQQAMAFGGSEGYLPPHHYDQVFTAHGVIMIFFMAMPFVTGLMNFVVPLQIGARDVSFPFLNNFSFWMTTAGAIIIMLSLFVGEFARTGWLAYPPLSGADYSPGVGVDYYIWGLQIAGIGTTLSGINLIATIVKMRAPGMTMMKMPVFTWTSLCTNVLIVATFPVLTATLALLTLDRYAGTNFFTNDLGGNPMMYVNLIWIWGHPEVYILILPAFGIFSEVVATFCGKRLFGYASMVYATVVITILSYIVWLHHFFTMGSGASVNAFFGITTMIISIPTGAKMFNWLFTMYRGRIRYEVPMLWTIGFMVTFVLGGMTGVLLAVPPADFVLHNSLFLIAHFHNVIIGGVVFGLMAGVVYWFPKAFGFRLDPFWGKMSFWFWLTGFYFAFMPLYVLGLMGVTRRVSQFEDPSLQIWFVIAAFGAFLIALGILSMLIQLVVSFVRREELRDTTGDPWDGRTLEWSTASPPPDYNFAFTPLVHDQDSWWDMKKRGHSRPLVGFKPIHMPKNTGTGVILGAISVVFAFAMVWYMWWLVILSFVAMAAIAIGHTFNYDRDFHIPANVVADTEGKRTEALAAEVQA; from the coding sequence ATGTTCTCCGATCCAGATTTTCTGAAGCTCATCTTCGGCCGGCTTACCCTCGACGCGATCCCTTATCACGAGCCGATCCTCGTCGTGACCTTTCTCGCCGTCGCGCTCGGCGGCATCGCGCTGATCGGCCTCATCACCTATTACCGCTTCTGGGGGACGCTCTGGCGCGACTGGCTGACGAGCGTCGACCACAAGAAGATCGGCATCATGTACATCATTCTCGCGCTGGTGATGCTGCTGCGCGGATTTTCCGACGCGATCATGATGCGGCTGCAGCAGGCGATGGCCTTCGGCGGCTCGGAAGGCTACCTGCCGCCGCATCACTACGACCAGGTCTTCACCGCACACGGCGTGATCATGATCTTCTTCATGGCGATGCCCTTCGTGACGGGGCTGATGAACTTCGTCGTGCCGCTGCAGATCGGCGCGCGCGACGTCTCCTTCCCCTTCCTCAACAATTTCAGCTTCTGGATGACGACGGCCGGCGCGATCATCATCATGCTGTCGCTCTTCGTCGGCGAGTTCGCGCGGACCGGATGGCTTGCCTATCCGCCGCTGTCGGGCGCGGACTACAGCCCCGGCGTCGGGGTCGACTATTACATCTGGGGCCTGCAGATCGCCGGCATCGGAACGACGCTGTCGGGGATAAACCTCATCGCCACCATCGTGAAGATGCGCGCCCCCGGCATGACGATGATGAAGATGCCGGTCTTCACCTGGACGTCGCTCTGCACCAATGTGCTGATCGTCGCCACCTTCCCGGTGCTGACCGCGACGCTGGCGCTGCTTACGCTCGACCGCTATGCCGGCACGAACTTCTTCACCAACGACCTCGGCGGCAATCCGATGATGTATGTCAACCTCATCTGGATCTGGGGCCATCCGGAGGTCTACATCCTCATCCTGCCGGCCTTCGGCATTTTCTCGGAAGTCGTCGCGACCTTCTGCGGCAAGCGGCTCTTCGGCTATGCCTCGATGGTCTATGCCACGGTCGTCATCACCATCCTCTCCTACATCGTCTGGCTGCACCACTTCTTCACCATGGGCTCGGGTGCGAGCGTCAACGCCTTCTTCGGCATCACGACGATGATCATCTCGATCCCGACCGGAGCGAAGATGTTCAACTGGCTCTTCACCATGTATCGCGGCCGCATCCGCTACGAGGTGCCTATGCTGTGGACCATCGGTTTCATGGTGACCTTCGTCCTCGGCGGCATGACCGGCGTCTTGCTTGCCGTTCCGCCGGCCGATTTCGTCCTGCACAATTCGCTGTTCCTCATCGCCCACTTCCACAATGTCATCATCGGCGGCGTCGTCTTCGGGCTGATGGCAGGCGTCGTCTACTGGTTCCCGAAGGCCTTCGGATTCAGGCTCGATCCGTTCTGGGGCAAGATGTCCTTCTGGTTCTGGCTGACCGGCTTCTACTTCGCCTTCATGCCGCTCTACGTGCTCGGGCTCATGGGGGTCACGCGCCGCGTCAGCCAGTTCGAGGATCCCTCGCTGCAGATCTGGTTCGTCATCGCGGCCTTCGGCGCCTTCCTGATCGCGCTCGGCATCCTGTCGATGCTGATCCAGCTCGTCGTCAGCTTCGTGAGGCGCGAAGAGCTGCGCGACACGACCGGCGACCCCTGGGACGGGCGCACGCTCGAATGGTCGACCGCCTCGCCACCACCGGATTACAACTTCGCCTTCACCCCGCTCGTCCACGATCAGGACTCCTGGTGGGATATGAAAAAGCGCGGCCACAGCCGGCCGCTTGTAGGCTTTAAGCCGATCCACATGCCGAAGAACACCGGCACAGGCGTCATCCTCGGAGCGATCAGCGTCGTCTTCGCCTTCGCCATGGTCTGGTACATGTGGTGGCTGGTGATCCTCTCCTTCGTCGCCATGGCGGCGATCGCCATCGGCCACACCTTCAATTATGACCGCGACTTCCACATTCCCGCAAACGTCGTCGCCGACACAGAGGGCAAGCGGACCGAAGCGCTTGCCGCCGAGGTGCAAGCATGA
- the cyoC gene encoding cytochrome o ubiquinol oxidase subunit III — MTEFHTERALDEGQAPAFYLTEEHHPEGSTMLGFWLYLMSDCLIFAVLFATHAVLGRNYAAGPSPADLFDLPLVAVNTSMLLFSSITYGFAMLAMERYEKKATLTWMAVTALFGIAFVGLEFYEFAHLLHEGAGPQRSAFLSSFFTLVGTHGLHVTAGIVWMFVLMAQVAKRGLIPENKRRLMCLSMFWHFLDVVWIGVFSFVYLMGVLG, encoded by the coding sequence ATGACCGAGTTCCATACCGAACGCGCGCTCGATGAGGGACAGGCGCCGGCCTTCTACCTGACGGAGGAGCATCACCCCGAAGGGAGCACGATGCTCGGCTTCTGGCTCTATCTGATGAGCGACTGCCTGATCTTCGCGGTTCTCTTCGCCACCCATGCGGTTCTCGGCCGCAACTATGCCGCCGGCCCCTCGCCCGCCGATCTCTTCGACCTGCCGCTCGTCGCGGTGAACACGTCGATGCTGCTTTTCTCCTCGATCACCTACGGCTTCGCCATGCTGGCGATGGAACGTTACGAGAAAAAAGCGACGCTCACCTGGATGGCCGTCACCGCGCTCTTCGGCATCGCCTTCGTCGGGCTCGAGTTCTACGAGTTCGCGCATCTGCTCCATGAGGGCGCCGGACCGCAGCGTAGCGCCTTCCTGTCGTCTTTCTTCACGCTCGTCGGCACGCACGGCCTGCACGTGACCGCCGGCATCGTCTGGATGTTCGTGCTCATGGCGCAAGTCGCAAAGCGCGGACTGATCCCGGAAAACAAGCGCCGCCTCATGTGCCTTTCGATGTTCTGGCACTTCCTCGACGTCGTCTGGATCGGCGTCTTTTCCTTCGTCTATCTGATGGGAGTTCTCGGATGA
- the cyoD gene encoding cytochrome o ubiquinol oxidase subunit IV, producing MSTHAPSHEDAFEAHHGHSHGHDAGHGTLKSYATGFVLSVILTAIPFWLVMADILDSAVLTAAIIMALGAVQIVVHMIFFLHMNTRSEGGWTMMALIFTILLVAIALSGSLWVMHHLNTNMMPMSPEMMKNMP from the coding sequence ATGAGTACGCACGCACCTTCGCACGAGGACGCTTTCGAGGCCCATCACGGCCACAGCCATGGTCACGACGCGGGACACGGAACGCTGAAGAGTTACGCGACCGGCTTCGTCCTCTCCGTCATCCTGACCGCGATCCCCTTCTGGCTGGTGATGGCCGACATTCTCGACAGCGCCGTCCTCACCGCCGCGATCATCATGGCCCTCGGCGCCGTCCAGATCGTCGTCCACATGATCTTCTTCCTGCACATGAACACCCGTTCCGAGGGCGGCTGGACGATGATGGCGTTGATCTTCACGATCCTTCTCGTCGCCATCGCGCTTTCCGGCTCGCTCTGGGTCATGCATCATCTGAACACGAACATGATGCCGATGAGCCCGGAAATGATGAAGAACATGCCGTGA
- a CDS encoding SURF1 family protein, whose amino-acid sequence MSDTELTSSPHSRLSLAILSILGLLLIAAFAALGTWQLKRLSWKLDLIARVEERVHAAPMPVPPRNDWPNVNAARDEYRHVALQGRFLNDKETLVYAATERGAGYWVVTPLAAADGTTVLVNRGFVPTERREASTRREGQIEGEAKVTGLMRMDEPDGSLLQSNRPGENRWYSRDVGAIAAARGLSEVAPYFVDADASPNRGGLPVGGLTRVVFPNNHLVYAVTWYGLAAMTVGMLVILWRSARRSVPARRNGRAGEDINSRS is encoded by the coding sequence ATGAGCGACACCGAACTCACCTCCAGCCCGCACTCCCGGCTCTCGCTTGCGATCCTCAGCATCCTCGGCCTCCTGCTCATCGCGGCTTTTGCTGCGCTCGGCACGTGGCAGCTCAAGCGCCTCTCCTGGAAGCTCGACCTGATCGCCCGGGTCGAGGAGCGCGTCCACGCGGCACCCATGCCTGTGCCGCCCCGCAACGACTGGCCGAACGTCAACGCCGCGCGAGACGAATACCGGCACGTCGCTCTCCAGGGCCGCTTCCTCAACGATAAGGAAACGCTGGTCTATGCCGCAACCGAACGCGGCGCCGGCTATTGGGTTGTGACGCCCCTTGCAGCTGCCGATGGGACGACGGTGCTCGTGAACCGCGGCTTCGTACCGACGGAGAGGCGTGAGGCATCGACGCGGCGGGAAGGCCAGATCGAGGGCGAAGCGAAGGTCACCGGCCTCATGCGCATGGACGAGCCTGACGGCTCGCTCCTGCAGTCGAACAGGCCCGGGGAAAACCGTTGGTATTCGCGCGACGTGGGTGCGATCGCTGCGGCGCGTGGCCTCTCCGAGGTCGCGCCCTACTTCGTCGACGCGGATGCCAGCCCGAATCGCGGCGGGCTCCCCGTCGGCGGACTGACGCGCGTCGTCTTTCCCAACAATCACCTCGTTTATGCCGTCACCTGGTACGGTCTCGCGGCCATGACGGTGGGTATGCTGGTGATTTTGTGGAGGTCGGCGAGGAGATCGGTCCCGGCGCGGCGTAACGGCCGCGCCGGCGAAGACATCAATTCGCGGAGTTGA
- a CDS encoding DUF992 domain-containing protein, whose protein sequence is MKKTLAMAFSAVTIAFAAAGANAADLTYQEPAPPPAMQDARGGVKIGYLECDIGGGAGYVLGSSKEVECAFRSLGGDVIEDRYTGEIRKLGIDVGFTMRSRLIWAVFAPTAGYHHGSLSGIYKGASAEATLGAGVGANVLVGGTSGSIHLQTVSVTGQLGLNVAAAGTSMTLNSAN, encoded by the coding sequence ATGAAGAAGACTCTCGCCATGGCGTTTTCCGCGGTCACGATCGCGTTTGCCGCCGCGGGCGCCAATGCGGCCGATCTGACCTATCAGGAGCCGGCGCCGCCGCCGGCGATGCAGGACGCGCGCGGCGGTGTGAAGATCGGCTATCTGGAATGCGACATCGGCGGCGGCGCCGGCTACGTGCTCGGTTCGTCCAAAGAGGTCGAGTGCGCCTTCCGGTCGCTGGGCGGCGATGTGATCGAGGATCGCTACACGGGTGAAATTCGCAAACTCGGGATCGACGTGGGTTTCACGATGCGCAGCCGGTTGATCTGGGCCGTGTTCGCGCCGACGGCAGGCTACCACCATGGTTCTCTGAGCGGTATCTATAAGGGCGCGAGCGCCGAGGCGACGCTCGGTGCGGGTGTGGGCGCCAATGTCCTCGTCGGCGGCACCTCCGGCTCGATCCACCTCCAGACGGTCAGCGTCACCGGCCAGCTCGGTCTCAACGTCGCGGCCGCGGGCACGTCGATGACCCTCAACTCCGCGAATTGA
- a CDS encoding DUF922 domain-containing Zn-dependent protease: protein MKVFVGVGLAGRRTCFLLACVLMTPAAARAEWQAVEKIKTYAITGQSGPELYASIGERGPQVGGLGRAIAHTSFKLTWRRKYEERDGACVLASALPKLTITYTLPELAGKLPAGIETHWQTFIAGVKKHELVHGDFIKEMVSAIEAATVGLTVADDPQCRKIKSEMTKRLGEISRAQRQKSRDFDKAELSDGGNVHQLILNLVNGG, encoded by the coding sequence ATGAAGGTTTTCGTGGGGGTTGGCTTGGCGGGCCGTCGAACTTGTTTTCTGTTGGCCTGTGTTCTCATGACGCCGGCGGCTGCCCGGGCGGAATGGCAGGCGGTCGAAAAGATCAAGACCTACGCGATCACCGGGCAGTCCGGACCGGAGCTCTACGCTTCCATCGGCGAACGAGGACCGCAGGTGGGCGGCCTCGGGCGCGCGATCGCCCATACGAGCTTCAAACTCACCTGGAGGCGGAAATACGAGGAGCGAGACGGGGCCTGCGTGCTCGCGTCGGCGCTGCCGAAGCTCACCATCACGTATACGCTGCCGGAGCTTGCCGGAAAGCTGCCGGCCGGGATCGAGACGCACTGGCAGACCTTCATCGCCGGCGTGAAAAAGCATGAACTGGTCCATGGCGACTTCATCAAGGAGATGGTGAGCGCCATCGAGGCCGCCACCGTGGGCCTCACCGTTGCCGACGATCCCCAATGCCGCAAGATCAAATCCGAAATGACGAAGCGGCTCGGCGAAATCTCCCGCGCGCAAAGACAGAAGAGCCGCGACTTCGACAAGGCCGAGCTCAGCGACGGCGGCAATGTTCACCAGCTCATCCTCAATCTCGTGAACGGCGGCTGA
- a CDS encoding Lrp/AsnC family transcriptional regulator, with amino-acid sequence MSRTGVGDSAVAKYTPDDLDRRIIAHLRADGRASLSKLSDALGVARGTVQNRLDRLLETGTLLGFTVRVREDYDVNTVHAVMMIEVVGKSTTQVVRKLRGMPEIFTLHTTNGNWDLVANIRAANLSEFDRILREVRMIDGVANSETSLLLSSV; translated from the coding sequence ATGAGCAGAACAGGAGTTGGCGATTCAGCAGTTGCAAAATACACCCCGGATGATCTGGACCGCCGGATCATTGCGCATCTGCGCGCTGATGGGCGGGCATCGCTTTCCAAACTTTCCGACGCGCTGGGCGTGGCGCGCGGCACTGTGCAAAATCGCCTGGACCGCCTGCTCGAGACCGGGACGCTTCTCGGGTTCACGGTGCGCGTCAGGGAAGACTACGACGTCAACACGGTTCATGCGGTGATGATGATCGAGGTTGTGGGGAAGTCCACGACGCAGGTGGTTCGCAAACTGCGCGGCATGCCCGAGATCTTTACGCTGCACACCACCAACGGCAACTGGGATCTGGTCGCCAACATACGGGCGGCCAATCTCTCCGAATTCGACCGGATCCTGCGCGAGGTGCGGATGATCGACGGCGTCGCCAACAGCGAGACCAGCCTCCTGTTGAGCAGCGTCTGA
- a CDS encoding ornithine cyclodeaminase, producing MFSPLPSAKAMVPFVSVDNMMRLVHHLGIETVLAELTDTIEADFRRWESFDKTPRVASHSRDGVIELMPTSDGRVYSFKYVNGHPKNTAEGLQTVTAFGLLAEVSTGYPALLTEMTILTALRTAATSAMAARHLAPKGARTMAMIGNGAQAEFQALAMKAVCGIDTIRLYDIDLRATEKAARNLDGSGLKILSCRSAQEAIEGAEIVTTCTADKQFATILTDNMVGAGVHINAIGGDCPGKTELHRDILKRSDVFVEYPPQTRIEGEIQQMAPDFPVTELWKVVTGEAQGRRDARQITLFDSVGFAIEDFSALRYVRARLPGTDFYQNLDMIADPDDPRDLFGMLLRAKENEETI from the coding sequence ATGTTCTCCCCGCTCCCTTCAGCCAAGGCCATGGTGCCCTTCGTCAGCGTCGACAACATGATGCGCCTCGTTCATCACCTGGGCATCGAGACGGTTCTGGCAGAGCTCACGGACACCATCGAGGCGGATTTCCGCCGCTGGGAGAGCTTCGACAAGACCCCGCGCGTTGCCAGCCATTCGCGCGACGGCGTCATCGAACTGATGCCGACCTCCGACGGCAGGGTCTACAGCTTCAAATATGTCAACGGCCACCCGAAGAACACCGCCGAGGGGCTGCAGACGGTGACCGCCTTCGGGCTGCTCGCCGAGGTTTCGACAGGCTATCCCGCGCTGCTTACCGAGATGACGATACTGACGGCGCTCAGAACCGCCGCAACCTCGGCGATGGCCGCACGGCACCTGGCACCGAAGGGTGCGCGCACGATGGCGATGATCGGCAACGGCGCCCAGGCCGAGTTCCAGGCGCTGGCGATGAAGGCCGTCTGCGGCATCGACACCATCCGGCTCTACGATATCGACCTTCGGGCAACGGAGAAGGCCGCCCGCAACCTCGACGGTTCCGGCCTCAAGATCCTGTCTTGCAGGTCCGCCCAGGAAGCGATCGAAGGCGCCGAGATCGTTACCACCTGTACGGCCGACAAGCAGTTCGCCACGATCCTCACCGACAACATGGTCGGCGCCGGGGTCCACATCAACGCAATCGGCGGCGATTGCCCCGGCAAAACGGAATTGCATCGCGATATCCTGAAGCGCTCGGACGTCTTCGTCGAATACCCGCCACAGACCCGCATCGAGGGTGAGATCCAGCAAATGGCGCCGGACTTTCCGGTCACCGAACTCTGGAAGGTCGTCACCGGCGAGGCGCAGGGCCGCCGCGATGCCCGCCAGATCACCCTCTTCGACAGCGTCGGCTTCGCCATCGAGGATTTCTCGGCGCTCCGCTACGTGCGAGCCCGCCTTCCCGGCACGGATTTCTACCAGAATCTCGACATGATCGCCGATCCCGACGATCCGCGCGACCTGTTCGGCATGTTGCTCAGGGCAAAAGAGAACGAAGAAACGATCTGA